From the genome of Candidatus Deferrimicrobium borealis:
GGATTCCCTTGACCGGGTTCTTCAAAATGTTGTCCGTGTTTGTTGCGGAATCCCCTCCTTTTTTCATGTTGTCCGTGTGTGTCGGGGAGTCCCCACCTTTTTTCTTCGCCGTGTACCCTCGTCCTACGTCGGCGGAATCGACCTCTTTCGTACAGTCGCCGACCCCCACCCTCCGGCCCGTGACCTTCGTGACCTGGAGGTGCTCCATGCCGGAACCCGGTCGGCTCTTCTGGATCACGACGCCCTCGAAGGACGTCCCGCGGTAGACGATACCGCCAAGGGTTTCGCCGCTCTCGGACGACTCCCTCCAGGTGATCTTGTCCTTGCCGCGTTTCACCTTCCGGACCTGCCTGCCCGCCCTGAGCTCCGGCGGGACCGGATCGTCCATGTTCAGGCAGAGAGTTTTCCGTTTCGTCTCGGAAAAGCCGCAGCTGGACGAGATCTGGTTGGCCTCCTCGACGGTGATCTCGTATTGGCCGTACTCCAGGTTGAGCTTCCCGACCTTCTCCTCGCATTCCTTAGACCTCGCGGCCCCCCCCTGCTCGCACCCGCCCGGGTCCTCCGCCGGCACGGCGGTCCGCTTCACGAACTCCTCGCATTTCTTCCGGAGCGCCTCCTGCTCCGCCTGCATCTGCTGCGCCTGGACCGCCGCCTGTTGGCCTGCGGCCATCTGCTTCGCCGTCTCCCCGGTCGCGCCGGATTTCTGGCCCTTGGGACAGGGACCGAGATATTTGCCCGCGAGCTGCACGTTCATCGTCATCGCCTGCCCTTCTTCCACCATCTTCATCTTGATGAATCCGTCGTAGGTCGTCCCGCGGTAGGAGATCTCCCCTTCCCCCTCGCCCTTCCTGCACTCCATGCGCCAGGAAACCGTGTTCCCGACAACCTTCTGCTTCACGATCCTGCAATCCTTGTCCTTTTCCGATCTCGGGACGGGGTCTTCCCGGGTGAGGCAGTACGTCGACTTGCTGGCCATCGACGGCATCGACATCCCCTCCATCGTCATGGACGCCACGGAAGAGATCTCCCAATCCCCCTCCTTCATGTCGATGCCCGCCGGGTGCGCGGTGCCCGCCGAGTAAAGAAGAATGAGGGCGAATAAAACAACGGTATGACGCGCGACGTTCTTCATGATCGATCCCCTCCGATGGTTTCCTCCCGACCGCTGATTCCTTAAAGCGTACCATATCGAGGCGGGGCGGCACCCATGCCGAGACGGTCTTTACGCCTTCATGGAGCTTTTCGCGTGACCGTTACGGGCCCGCCAGCCGTTCGATGACCGGAGGGATCAGGTACGTCGCCAGCTTCGCGTGGGAGCCGCCGCCGAGGACCACCGCGAGCTTCCCGCCGCAGACCTCCCCCGCGAGATCCCGCATCAGGAGGGCGATGTCCCAGTAGCACGGCCCGGTGAGGCCGATGTCCCCGTAGTCGCCCCGGTGGGTGTCGAAGCCGAAGTACCAGAAGACGAGGTCGGGACGGAACCGGCGGACCCGGTCGGGGAAGTGATGCGCCACACGGTCGAAGTAGGCGTCGTTGATCGACCGGCCAGCGGCGCTTCCGCGCAGGTCGGGAAAACCGACGTCCACCTTCGTCCCGTCGGGTGATTCGAACTCCCTGCCGCAGATACAGACGTGGAGGACGTCGGGGTCGTCGAGGAAGAGCTCCCGCGTGCCGTCGCCGTGGTGCGCGTCGGTGTCGAGGATCGCGAACCGCCGGAAGCCGTGCTTCTCCCGCAGGTTGACGACGCAGAGCGCGACGTCGTTGAAGCAGCAGTATCCCCCGAAGAAGTCCCGGCCGGAGTGGTGCCCCCCGGCGCCGATGAAGGCGAAGGCGTTGCCGATCTCCCCTTCGGCGATCTTCTCCCCCGCCATCACGACGCCGCCCGCCGAATGCCAGGCGGTCGAGCAGAGCGGGTCCCCCTTCACCCCTTCGATCAGCCCCGGGGTGTGGACCTTCAGGAGCAATTCCCGCGAAACGGGCCCCGGCTCGTAGAGCTTGACCCGCTCGTCCCGCAGGATCCCGTCCAGCGCCATCGGAAAATCGGCCAGCCGCGCCCCGACCGTCAGGTAGCTGCGCCGCGAGTAGGACGGGTGGTAGAAAATCCCGGTGGCGTAGCGGTGCATCGATCTCCCCTAACCGATTACGTGCTTGATGATGAGGCCGACCGCGAACACCAGCACCGCAAAGGCGAGCAGCCGGCGGATCGGTTCGCTGCGCATCCGCATGGAGAGCCGGGCGCCCGCCTGCGCCCCCAGAAGCACCCCGACGCCCATGGCCGCCGCGACGGAGAGGTCGACCTGCCCGTTGCGGAGAAAGACCAGGGTGCCTACCAGGCTGGTGATCGCAAGAACGAAGTGGGAGGTCGCGGTGGCCGAATGCACGGCAAGGCCCAGGATGACGATCAGGAACGGGACGTGCACGATC
Proteins encoded in this window:
- a CDS encoding DUF3617 domain-containing protein — translated: MKNVARHTVVLFALILLYSAGTAHPAGIDMKEGDWEISSVASMTMEGMSMPSMASKSTYCLTREDPVPRSEKDKDCRIVKQKVVGNTVSWRMECRKGEGEGEISYRGTTYDGFIKMKMVEEGQAMTMNVQLAGKYLGPCPKGQKSGATGETAKQMAAGQQAAVQAQQMQAEQEALRKKCEEFVKRTAVPAEDPGGCEQGGAARSKECEEKVGKLNLEYGQYEITVEEANQISSSCGFSETKRKTLCLNMDDPVPPELRAGRQVRKVKRGKDKITWRESSESGETLGGIVYRGTSFEGVVIQKSRPGSGMEHLQVTKVTGRRVGVGDCTKEVDSADVGRGYTAKKKGGDSPTHTDNMKKGGDSATNTDNILKNPVKGIRNLFGF
- a CDS encoding histone deacetylase, coding for MHRYATGIFYHPSYSRRSYLTVGARLADFPMALDGILRDERVKLYEPGPVSRELLLKVHTPGLIEGVKGDPLCSTAWHSAGGVVMAGEKIAEGEIGNAFAFIGAGGHHSGRDFFGGYCCFNDVALCVVNLREKHGFRRFAILDTDAHHGDGTRELFLDDPDVLHVCICGREFESPDGTKVDVGFPDLRGSAAGRSINDAYFDRVAHHFPDRVRRFRPDLVFWYFGFDTHRGDYGDIGLTGPCYWDIALLMRDLAGEVCGGKLAVVLGGGSHAKLATYLIPPVIERLAGP